From Pleuronectes platessa chromosome 17, fPlePla1.1, whole genome shotgun sequence, one genomic window encodes:
- the LOC128460589 gene encoding syntaxin-11 translates to MRDMLERLRTVHEEQEECEPEFYGPEYDVDRLTLSQQAVVFENSSAIDNILKEAHSIRKEISLLHSEVKHLSAINERFGTSVGRLTLIKKDSVSIARGIQQHGEALYIRLQALGKESSRVEEKEGHNSAVCRIARAQYDTLTRAFHAAMSDYAQAEEMQRSACRGRIKRQASIIGTEISDEQLDELVDKGGEGWAELSQSLQTPGGRSSRWAMGKIQGRHKELVELEARLKEVHEMFLTMAVLVEEQGSMINNIETNVCSTEEYVEKFNVNIKKALQYKRKNPFHHFCPCLPCWRQNQTV, encoded by the coding sequence ATGCGGGACATGCTGGAGAGGCTGAGGACCGTccatgaggagcaggaggagtgtGAGCCTGAGTTTTATGGACCTGAGTATGACGTGGACAGGTTGACTCTATCTCAACAGGCGGTGGTCTTTGAGAACTCCTCAGCTATTGACAACATCCTGAAGGAGGCTCACTCCATTCGCAAGGAGATCTCCCTCCTCCACTCAGAGGTCAAGCATTTGAGCGCAATCAACGAGCGCTTTGGCACCTCTGTAGGACGCCTTACTCTTATCAAAAAAGACTCAGTTTCTATCGCCAGGGGAATCCAGCAACATGGGGAGGCCCTGTACATCCGCCTGCAGGCTCTGGGTAAGGAGAGCAGCcgggtggaggagaaggaaggtcACAACTCTGCTGTCTGTCGCATCGCCCGAGCCCAGTACGACACGCTGACCAGAGCCTTCCATGCTGCCATGAGTGACTACGCTCAGGCCGAGGAGATGCAGAGGAGTGCGTGTCGGGGGAGGATCAAGAGGCAGGCCTCCATCATTGGGACTGAAATATCGGATGAACAGCTGGATGAGCTGGTGGACAAAGGCGGAGAGGGGTGGGCCGAGCTGTCCCAGAGTTTGCAGACACCAGGCGGCCGCTCGAGCCGATGGGCGATGGGTAAGATCCAAGGCAGACacaaggagctggtggagctggaggcCAGGCTGAAGGAGGTCCACGAGATGTTCCTGACCATGGCCgtgctggtggaggagcagggatcCATGATCAACAACATTGAGACCAATGTGTGCAGTACCGAGGAATACGTGGAAAAATTCAACGTTAACATCAAGAAGGCCTTACAGTACAAGAGGAAAAATCCTTTTCACCACTTCTGTCCCTGTCTACCCTGCTGGAGACAAAACCAAACAGTATAG
- the stx11b.1 gene encoding syntaxin-11b.1, with the protein MRDRLSHLQEVSNGHVEEMEYAESTVSDTFSNVDLEELQQEAVVFDNSPDLEEVFSQSQDIHKEVQLIRLEIKRLREQNNRMLHGTTNMSVIKRDSNTIGADIKSRAEGILARLREMDGTAHKLEEAHGSNSAITRIARTQYACISNGFRDAMFDYNEAEMSHRENCKSQIQRQMEIVGREVSGEEMEEIIETGQWNVFTDNIVSEGKTARSALSQIEKRHQELVDLEARIQSIHEIFLDIALLVEEQGPMLNDIQTNVQKTDENIQEVLVKLGRAKRHDKNNPFKKMFCSCFPCVD; encoded by the coding sequence ATGAGGGACAGACTGAGCCACCTGCAGGAGGTGTCCAATGGCCacgtggaggagatggagtacGCGGAGTCCACTGTCTCCGACACCTTCAGCAACGTggacctggaggagctgcagcaagaGGCGGTGGTGTTCGACAACAGCCCGGATCTGGAGGAAGTCTTCTCCCAGTCGCAAGACATCCACAAGGAGGTCCAACTCATCCGCCTGGAGATTAAAAGGCTCCGCGAGCAGAACAACCGCATGCTCCATGGCACCACCAACATGAGCGTCATCAAAAGGGACTCTAACACCATCGGTGCTGATATAAAGTCCCGGGCTGAGGGTATTCTAGCTCGGCTGCGGGAGATGGACGGCACGGCCCACAAACTGGAAGAAGCCCACGGGTCCAATTCTGCCATCACACGCATCGCCAGGACCCAGTATGCCTGCATCAGCAACGGTTTCCGCGACGCCATGTTTGACTATAATGAGGCTGAGATGAGCCACAGGGAGAACTGTAAGAGCCAGATCCAGAGGCAGATGGAGATCGTGGGGCGTGAGGTGtcaggagaggagatggaggagattaTTGAGACGGGCCAGTGGAACGTCTTCACAGACAACATCGTCTCCGAGGGCAAAACGGCCCGATCGGCTCTGTCTCAGATTGAGAAACGTCACCAGGAGCTGGTGGACCTGGAGGCCCGCATCCAGAGCATCCATGAGATTTTCCTGGACATTGCCttgctggtggaggagcaggggccCATGCTGAACGACATCCAGACTAACGTGcagaaaacagatgaaaacatacagGAAGTCCTCGTCAAACTCGGCAGGGCCAAGCGTCACGATAAGAACAACCCGTTCAAGAAGATGTTCTGCAGCTGTTTCCCATGCGTCGATTAA